The proteins below are encoded in one region of Telopea speciosissima isolate NSW1024214 ecotype Mountain lineage chromosome 10, Tspe_v1, whole genome shotgun sequence:
- the LOC122643467 gene encoding uncharacterized mitochondrial protein AtMg00860-like — protein MSFGLTNANEEEHAQYLRFVLQRLREKQLYAKFSKCDFWLPQVRFLGHIILAIGIEVDPGKVKAVVNWESPKTVTEIRSFLGLAGYYRRFIENFSKIVMPMTQLTKKDAKFEWNEDYKNSF, from the exons ATGTCTTTTGGGCTTACTAATGCT aatgaggaagaacatgccCAGTACTTGAGATTTGTTCTACAGAGACTAAGAGAGAAGCAACTGTATGcaaaattcagcaagtgtgacTTTTGGTTGCCTCAGGTTAGGTTTCTAGGCCATATAATTTTAGCCATAGGGATTGAAGTAGACCCTGGAAAGGTTAAAGCTGTAGTAAATTGGGAGAGTCCCAAGACAGTAACTGAGATCAGGAGTTTCCTGGGTTTAGCTGGTTACTACAGGAGGTTCATAGAGAATTTTTCCAAAATAGTTATGCCTATGACACAGCTTACCAAGAAAgatgctaagtttgaatggaatgaagactATAAGAATAGCTTTTAA